In one window of Trachemys scripta elegans isolate TJP31775 chromosome 5, CAS_Tse_1.0, whole genome shotgun sequence DNA:
- the VPS37A gene encoding vacuolar protein sorting-associated protein 37A isoform X1 — protein sequence MNWLFPLSKGGGSSSSPAAPLPALTSLQQQKQRQIESLRSAHSAIAEIQKDVEYRLPFTVNNLTININVLLPPQFPQEKPVISVFPPIRHHLMDKQGVYVACPLISNFTMHSDLGKIIQSLLDEFWKNPPVLAPSSTSFPYLYSKPAGMPPYTPQGFPFLPPYPSQETNRSIASVPVADSGYTTDKPAAPSYGLITDLPLPVPTTEALLQVGQNGFTYKMPDVPDAFPELSELSIPQLTDMNEQEDILLEQFVNLPQLKQIIMDKDDLVKSIEELAKKNLLLEPSLEAKRQTVLDKYEQLTQMKATFEKKMQRQHELSESCSSSALQARLKVAAHEAEEESDTIAEDFLEGKMEIDDFLSSFMEKRTICHCRRAKEEKLQQAITMHSQFHAPL from the exons ATGAACTGGCTGTTCCCCCTGTCCAAgggcggcggctcctcctcgtccCCCGCGGCCCCGCTCCCCGCCCTCACCAGCctccagcagcagaagcagcggCAGATTGAGTCTCTGCGCAGCGCCCATTCCGC CATTGCCGAAATACAGAAAGATGTGGAATATAGGTTGCCATTCACCGTAAACAACCTGACAATTAATATTAACGT CTTGCTTCCTCCTCAGTTTCCTCAAGAAAAACCGGTGATCAGTGTTTTCCCGCCAATAAGACATCACTTAATGGACAAACAAGGAGTGTATGTGGCATGTCCATTAATAAGCAAT TTCACAATGCACTCTGACCTTGGAAAAATTATTCAGAGCTTACTGGATGAGTTTTGGAAGAATCCTCCAGTTTTGGCTCCTAGCTCAACATCATTTCCATA TCTTTACAGTAAACCAGCTGGAATGCCTCCTTATACTCCTCAGGGTTTTCCGTTTCTTCCTCCATACCCCTCACAAGAAACAAATAGATCTATAGCTTCTGTGCCAGTTGCTGACTCAGGTTACACTACAGACAAACCCGCTGCTCCATCCTATGGCTTGATCACAGACCTACCATTACCTGTTCCAACAACAGAAGCACTATTACAG GTGGGCCAGAATGGCTTCACTTACAAGATGCCTGATGTTCCTGATGCATTTCCAGAGCTCTCAGAATTAAG TATACCACAGCTAACAGATATGAACGAGCAGGAGGATATTTTGCTGGAACAGTTTGTGAATCTGCCCCAGCTGAAGCAAATCATAATGGATAAAGATGACTTAGTGAAAAGCATTGAAGAGTTAGCAA aaaaaaatttaCTGTTGGAACCCAGTCTAGAGGCGAAAAGGCAAACAGTGCTGGATAAA TATGAACAGCTTACTCAGATGAAAGCCACCTTTGAGAAGAAGATGCAAAGGCAGCATGAGCTTAGTGAG AGTTGCAGTTCCAGTGCTTTGCAGGCCAGACTGAAAGTAGCTGCTCATGAAGCCGAAGAGGAGTCTGACACTATTGCAGAAGATTTCTTGGAAGGAAAAATGGAAATAGATGACTTTCTTAGTAGCTTCATGGAAAAGAGAACT aTTTGCCACTGTAGACGAGCCAAAGAGGAGAAACTTCAACAGGCAATAACAATGCACAGCCAATTTCATGCTCCACTATAG
- the VPS37A gene encoding vacuolar protein sorting-associated protein 37A isoform X2 encodes MNWLFPLSKGGGSSSSPAAPLPALTSLQQQKQRQIESLRSAHSALLPPQFPQEKPVISVFPPIRHHLMDKQGVYVACPLISNFTMHSDLGKIIQSLLDEFWKNPPVLAPSSTSFPYLYSKPAGMPPYTPQGFPFLPPYPSQETNRSIASVPVADSGYTTDKPAAPSYGLITDLPLPVPTTEALLQVGQNGFTYKMPDVPDAFPELSELSIPQLTDMNEQEDILLEQFVNLPQLKQIIMDKDDLVKSIEELAKKNLLLEPSLEAKRQTVLDKYEQLTQMKATFEKKMQRQHELSESCSSSALQARLKVAAHEAEEESDTIAEDFLEGKMEIDDFLSSFMEKRTICHCRRAKEEKLQQAITMHSQFHAPL; translated from the exons ATGAACTGGCTGTTCCCCCTGTCCAAgggcggcggctcctcctcgtccCCCGCGGCCCCGCTCCCCGCCCTCACCAGCctccagcagcagaagcagcggCAGATTGAGTCTCTGCGCAGCGCCCATTCCGC CTTGCTTCCTCCTCAGTTTCCTCAAGAAAAACCGGTGATCAGTGTTTTCCCGCCAATAAGACATCACTTAATGGACAAACAAGGAGTGTATGTGGCATGTCCATTAATAAGCAAT TTCACAATGCACTCTGACCTTGGAAAAATTATTCAGAGCTTACTGGATGAGTTTTGGAAGAATCCTCCAGTTTTGGCTCCTAGCTCAACATCATTTCCATA TCTTTACAGTAAACCAGCTGGAATGCCTCCTTATACTCCTCAGGGTTTTCCGTTTCTTCCTCCATACCCCTCACAAGAAACAAATAGATCTATAGCTTCTGTGCCAGTTGCTGACTCAGGTTACACTACAGACAAACCCGCTGCTCCATCCTATGGCTTGATCACAGACCTACCATTACCTGTTCCAACAACAGAAGCACTATTACAG GTGGGCCAGAATGGCTTCACTTACAAGATGCCTGATGTTCCTGATGCATTTCCAGAGCTCTCAGAATTAAG TATACCACAGCTAACAGATATGAACGAGCAGGAGGATATTTTGCTGGAACAGTTTGTGAATCTGCCCCAGCTGAAGCAAATCATAATGGATAAAGATGACTTAGTGAAAAGCATTGAAGAGTTAGCAA aaaaaaatttaCTGTTGGAACCCAGTCTAGAGGCGAAAAGGCAAACAGTGCTGGATAAA TATGAACAGCTTACTCAGATGAAAGCCACCTTTGAGAAGAAGATGCAAAGGCAGCATGAGCTTAGTGAG AGTTGCAGTTCCAGTGCTTTGCAGGCCAGACTGAAAGTAGCTGCTCATGAAGCCGAAGAGGAGTCTGACACTATTGCAGAAGATTTCTTGGAAGGAAAAATGGAAATAGATGACTTTCTTAGTAGCTTCATGGAAAAGAGAACT aTTTGCCACTGTAGACGAGCCAAAGAGGAGAAACTTCAACAGGCAATAACAATGCACAGCCAATTTCATGCTCCACTATAG
- the VPS37A gene encoding vacuolar protein sorting-associated protein 37A isoform X3 — protein MDKQGVYVACPLISNFTMHSDLGKIIQSLLDEFWKNPPVLAPSSTSFPYLYSKPAGMPPYTPQGFPFLPPYPSQETNRSIASVPVADSGYTTDKPAAPSYGLITDLPLPVPTTEALLQVGQNGFTYKMPDVPDAFPELSELSIPQLTDMNEQEDILLEQFVNLPQLKQIIMDKDDLVKSIEELAKKNLLLEPSLEAKRQTVLDKYEQLTQMKATFEKKMQRQHELSESCSSSALQARLKVAAHEAEEESDTIAEDFLEGKMEIDDFLSSFMEKRTICHCRRAKEEKLQQAITMHSQFHAPL, from the exons ATGGACAAACAAGGAGTGTATGTGGCATGTCCATTAATAAGCAAT TTCACAATGCACTCTGACCTTGGAAAAATTATTCAGAGCTTACTGGATGAGTTTTGGAAGAATCCTCCAGTTTTGGCTCCTAGCTCAACATCATTTCCATA TCTTTACAGTAAACCAGCTGGAATGCCTCCTTATACTCCTCAGGGTTTTCCGTTTCTTCCTCCATACCCCTCACAAGAAACAAATAGATCTATAGCTTCTGTGCCAGTTGCTGACTCAGGTTACACTACAGACAAACCCGCTGCTCCATCCTATGGCTTGATCACAGACCTACCATTACCTGTTCCAACAACAGAAGCACTATTACAG GTGGGCCAGAATGGCTTCACTTACAAGATGCCTGATGTTCCTGATGCATTTCCAGAGCTCTCAGAATTAAG TATACCACAGCTAACAGATATGAACGAGCAGGAGGATATTTTGCTGGAACAGTTTGTGAATCTGCCCCAGCTGAAGCAAATCATAATGGATAAAGATGACTTAGTGAAAAGCATTGAAGAGTTAGCAA aaaaaaatttaCTGTTGGAACCCAGTCTAGAGGCGAAAAGGCAAACAGTGCTGGATAAA TATGAACAGCTTACTCAGATGAAAGCCACCTTTGAGAAGAAGATGCAAAGGCAGCATGAGCTTAGTGAG AGTTGCAGTTCCAGTGCTTTGCAGGCCAGACTGAAAGTAGCTGCTCATGAAGCCGAAGAGGAGTCTGACACTATTGCAGAAGATTTCTTGGAAGGAAAAATGGAAATAGATGACTTTCTTAGTAGCTTCATGGAAAAGAGAACT aTTTGCCACTGTAGACGAGCCAAAGAGGAGAAACTTCAACAGGCAATAACAATGCACAGCCAATTTCATGCTCCACTATAG